Genomic segment of Plasmodium vinckei vinckei genome assembly, chromosome: PVVCY_10:
GAAGAATGAAAGaagataaattaatataacaCATGTATAATgttgtatataattaccatgtgtatatatatgcttgATTTAAAAACCCTATAAATggataaacatatatatatttattatatgattcATTTTTCCCCCTCCAatctatttataaatatccCTTAGTTGttatattacattttaattctttatactttcatttttctaatttgtagattttaaaaaaggattaaaatattatcatatttatatatgtatatatatatatgcatattttataaaattaaaaaaataaaatatttttttaaaatttgaatgaggaaatataattgttaCTATCCCATTCTCGTACAATCATTGATTCGATgtttaaacaaaatttttatttttaaaaaatttataaatttattcaaattattttatgatatttaagtaaaaattatactttGTATTTAGGCAAGGAAGGGGAATTGGtataaaatcaaaaaaaaatataaataaataaataagtaaatggaaaaaaggaaattttttacatattatatgaatttaattaaaataaattatttttaaatagaaATTTGGGAaatttcactttttttttatgaaagaaaaatgagaaaacgacattatatttttattgcaGATcctaattattatatcatatatattatgttataatttttaacatatttatttatcattttgtttagttttctttttttatttaaagcGATTTTAagtatacaaataaatatgtacatacTATTATACcatcattttatttgaattttccAATTATGATGATGTaagtatttatttatgagttatatatactattttttagtGAGAAAAATCAGATTGTTTTTatcactttttatattaccTTCTATGGTGTAACAAAATTTTCATGTATAAAGGTAGGGGTAGCCAAACAAAAATCGAACTACAAGTTTTGATTTCTAATTTGCACATTTAACAGTTTTCCATTAAATTgtaagataaaaatatacatgcTTATAATAGGCATTTAACTTAGTCTgtttacaaataaaaaaaaaattataaaaaaaattgcaaaaaaaattgtaaaaaaattgcaaaaaaaattgtaaaaaaattgcaaaaaaaattgtaaaaataaatatacaagaTAACCCCATTGGTGTGTGAATAATGAGCACAAGACGGAAGAAtgaaaaagggaaaaataatgaaagagatttaaaagatataaaaaataaactagaaaatttaaaaaataaaactcaAGTACCAGATGGAAAAacagataataataaaaaaaatgtagacCCATTTgttgatttaaaaatacatattttaaatgttttAGATGAGACTAGAAAATGTATAAGAGAAAAAGATGATATTCAAAATGTTCatggaaataatattgaagtaataaaaagaagtaacataatttataataatatgaaaaatttagaaacttattttaataagttagatgaaattttaaaaaaacaattaaaaCAAAGACTTACATATACTAGAGATGAATTGCTTGATAAAAACCAAACATTTGAGttactaaaaaaacaattttatgaatGTAAAAAGCTAAGTAACTACAACCAGATCAAAGAAGTATGTATGGTTAGCTTTTCAgagtataaaaataagacaAAATTAGAAAGTAAGTTTTTAcactatttatattatttttttttgtcggGAAATATTGTGTGCACTTTTTCTTCTCAAACCTTtgcaattttaatttttttttttttttgtttttttagcCAAAGTAACAGATAGTAACATACATGATGAAGATGacttaattataataaaccAATGGAAAGAAAgagataaaaattttaatgatgagattttaaaaatagggGATGCTATTGATAAAATTGGGGCAAATGTTGATTTCATAGCTGAAAAAGCTGAAgaacaaaatgatataattataaatttacatGACCAAACTGATAAAACTCAAGATAAtgtaaaagaaataaatgtagAAATTAAATTAGCAATGAAAAAACATTCACATGCAACTTGGTGTTTAAGAATTTCGTTAGccattatatttgtatttctCGTCCTACTAaccataaatattatatcaaaTAGGGTCATCAAAAGATTATGAACAGTCAGAATAAAATGACCATAAAAAAGGACAAATTTTTACACAAAATTTGAAAAGTtggaaaattttgaaaaattaaaataaaatgatgttataaaatatggacATTCTTAAAAAAGCTTATCCAATACTTTATAGTTTGATGAATAAATGTACAAATCATTATACACTATTTCAaactataattatataaattttttgtgtgtgtaattaaattttattttttcgcCGAGCCccatttatgtatatatactgTCTATATTTGTTATGCCACtattgtaataatatttgtttatgtttaatatgttttttttgtaaatatatcaatttttaaattcaaaTTGAAATCAAATATTggtttatttcttttatttatataatacatgCATGATTAAGcatgaatatattaatacatatattgtctttcctttttaaaggataataaaatattttttttttttcttaaccgtattaaatttttaaacgaataaaaaatatgctgacatattttgatatgttatgatcaaatatattttatatatttacaatttttaattataaagtaatagttattttaagtatagaataaaaaaaaaattgaataactaataattatgaatatacacaatatataaacatagtttaattatacataaaaataaatttagataagaaataaatatttctatatatttaaagattcaaaaattattaaatactAAAATGGCAAGATGGATACATACAAATGGCAAATAGAAAAAAGCAGATAGAACATATGCCCATGCATATGTATtgctatatttatatatccaaaaaaaataataataaatttgtttactaaataatgtacatatttttgttattattttaggGGCATAACAAATTTGTTCTCTTtaaatgtgaaaaaaaaaaaaccttagaatatattattgctTTGTTTGTTTCACTCGTTTTGCCttatttcttcattaatttatatttttttatgtttttaatttttatcgaTACATACCCAATACAATAGCATGATTTCTATGATAAGGTTCTAGGGTTAGTTTTTCTTTAGGTTTACaactttcttttttaagtttttcCATTTCTGATGCAAATACGACTTCTGGTTTGGCAGTTGAATCTACACAGTTTGCTTTAATTGAAATAACAAACCATCCACcagtttttaaaaacatatgaGCATTCATAGCAACAATACGTGCTTGATCTGGTTGAGCAACATCAGCAAAAACAACATCAACCATATCTACTAACATTCTGTATTTAATTGGTTGTCTAGCATCTTCAACTATAGGTACAACATTCaatcttttttttgccATATTTGTTAAATCTCTACCAGATCTATGAGAAAACTCTACTGCATAAACAATACCTTCATCACCAACCATATCAGATACATGGGAAACTGAAGTACCATTGGCTGCTCCAAGATATAAAACTTTACTTCCAGGTTTTATTGGCATATTACCTACTCCTCCCATTAAACATGCTCCTAATTTAGATCTAAAAGGATTCCATACTCtatattctattttttcatcatcagTCATTACTTCATATCTTTTTTCTCCATATACACTTTCACCAGGTACTAAATTTCTTGTAACTAAAATATCTGATTTaccttttaataaataaactcCTGGAAATCTGTGTGGAACTACAATTacttttccttttttaaatcctttatctttatttccTCCTCCTCCTCTTCCTCCGCCACCTCTTCCACCTCCTCCTCTTCCACCTCCGCCTCTTCCTCCTCCGCCTCGTCCACCACCACCTCTTCCTCCTCTGTCGCCGCCGCCGCCTCGGCCTCCGTTAGACCCTTTCCACATATTTCCCTTACGTACCTGAttgttgttattatttcccTTTTTAAAGTCATTGTTGCCCTTTTTGAACTTCCCTGGTCCTCCACGAAATTTGTCTAAAGAAGAAGATAAGATAAGTAGAATAAATGAAATGAGTAAACTATATACGCAAAATAAAAGCTTATTAAACATGTATATGTAACAAAATTGACAGACTAGTAAACAAcgatataatttatataatcaaGAAATTACAGCATATTTGGCAATACTGGAAAATAATACTTATAAACACAAGTAGCATTATAAAAGTAGCGTATCTTGTGCATATTTAgtattaaaacatataaagatataatttatatatttgatttattgAGGATACAAcagaataaaatattatcatacAAAGGTTTAATCATggattttatatttttttttttaatctttATTACCTCCCATTTTGACAAactaaaaatgtatattataaatggaaaattatataaataaaataaaggaattaaaataatttatacatattagcATATGTTCCAATATAtagtttattatatataggttaaaaaaaaaacagaaaaAAGGTATGGATTTAAAATTCCTTTTTCTCTATAATTTtggatttaaaaaaaaaaaaaaaattattatatataatagttaAACTGTGGaactattaaaaatttcttCATATTCATAATTCATATTTGAAATTAGTTCTTccatattaaattaaaaattttatttttttcctatattgtttttttttttaaattcatttattatccttcaaaaaaataaataatattcttgGCGCCTTCAAGCTGATGTCGAAAtagtttaataaaatatgtatataataatatgtaaatataattataggcataaataattatttatataatatgttagCTTTTAAGTGGGGTATGGATATgctatatcatttttactgcttaattttttatgtatatacagtaaaatatttataaaaaaattagcaacttttttttttttttttttttttgaaaaaaaaatatgaatatttaaatatgtagaaataagcatatatatatatacataataatttccCTTAATTTGGTATGttattctatatatttttttataaaaaaaaatgcaattatttttttatatatataccaaCTGTATATTCATGTAACTAATTTtggataaaatatttcaataaaTGATTAAGATagttaaattattatttttagcaACAATATTATGAAGTATGTTGtgaaatatgcataattttgtttgaacattttatattaaacctatttattaaaataaaccAACAGATAGACTCCTTCCTAGTCTTACtcatatatacattgtATAGCATATGTGCAAATATTGCCCTTACATTGGTTttgcatatacatatatatatgtaatccTTTTCATACCTcttaattatattacaaCCCATGCACTAGCTTATaatttatgcatatgcaTGACCAACAGTTTgataaaacattttcttataataaaagtgaaaaattaaacacaattataaaaaaaaaaaaatattattttttcccatTTAAAGTTATTAGTTTATACTTGTTGAATAAGAACAAAATGAGacaaaattgttttaatttgaacattacaaaaaaaaaatttcagTCTATTTTTTACTGACTTTTGGTtagattattatatttgcaCACTAtgtaagtatatatatattttacataacTAATATAAGGGCTTTAAAAAGGTGAATGAATAATCTTATTTTTCTGCTATATATGATTGATGATTATTTTGTGTGGATGGTTTAAACTCGTGATAAGGTTTTACAATGGCAACTTGTATTTGTCCCCCCCCCTTTATTGAAATAACACCTGTATTTATAGCTGCTTTACAAACATAAGATAAAGGACTATAAGTATTTGTTCcaaatatttgtttatctactttatgaaaattttttgtaCTTCCAATAGGTagttgaaataaaaatgatgcaTCTGTAAAGcatgtaaaaatatcatcttcttattttgaaaaaagagaaaaagaTCGTAATTGTGATTGTTTTTCTGATTTTGAGATGATTCCAAAATGACCTCTAGATGATTTATATTCTGTTAAACCTtcaacaatttttataataaatgaattacTATTAGTTTTGTTGTCATCCTTATTATGTTCATTACTTTTACGTATTATTCCTGAATGCATAACTGCTTTACATATTGATGTATCTGGTGTGTAGTAATTGTTAGAcccttttattatatattttgagtTAGTACAATCTTCTGAACAGCTAGCTAAAAACTGAGTTCCAATTTTTCCACTAAATCGTTCGTTAAGTAAATTATCTGAACAATTCAGGTAAATTTCTTCTGtattaatttgtatatttttatttacattagTTTTGGATTTACATGGAGTAATACAATCACGTCCATCTATAGTTTTCCGTtgattttttgtttttttattttgtatttttctattatttatatctctATTTCCAGACATTCcatcatttaaataattatttgaaagAACTGAATCATATGATTCTTTAATTTCTTGTtctgttaatatatatttataaattttaacaaaattaatatctCCTATAAAGTAGTCAGTTGCTTGTTTGTTTGATCTACCAATGGTTAAATCTCCATTTAGAGTGAAattgatttttatattttcaagattaatttttttttgattaatatataaagaaattgaTTTATTTGGTTTGTTATAAATTAGAACAAGATGATAAGGATGTTCATACTTGGGAATAAATTtagtttttattaaatgtgGATTACAATTTTGTTCTATTActaattcattttcttcatcaaTAGATATAGATATACCTTCACATAAACTATGAGATAATATTGTCCTCCATTTATTTGCTCCTTTACTACTTGGAATAAAATGTgtaataaaagtaaaattaGAAAGAGttctaatatatttttcattaggAAGATTATtagcatttatatattcagtTTCATTGCCATTGAATCCAGTAAAAGAGGATGGGGCTATCCATTGAAAAGTGGGTTCTAGATGCATATTATGttcaaaaaatgttttattttttattttttcattattattttgtttattaaatatattttcataataaaaatcattatcatcttttaaaatttcatcttcatattttgaattattttgtcTTTCTTCCATTatgatataatttgttGGTATGCTTAAGCTAAAACTTTTAGATTCACCATTAAATTCTTTTGATTCTATATTGTTTCTTTTGGTTcctataaatttatttctacTATGAGTAATGATAAGAACTACATCATCAGCAACATTACTTGATAGAACACCTGCATGTATAGCtgatttacatatataagaaTCGAATGTATATACAAAAGTTCCTTTTATTACACCAATATCTTCATCACATTTTTCTGGACAACtaactaaaaatatatctccAATATTTCCTTTGCTTAATTCAGCTTTAGAGGTTATTTTGTCAAAGCAACTTAATTCGATTTTTGGATggaattgttttttttccattgaCATTATATGTTTGTTTAATCCATATTTAGAAATTCTAGTTGAACTGGTAGAAGCATCTCCTTCCTCTTCTGCATTTGCACAACCAATAATTATATCTTCTTCATGTGAACAATAAATATCTTCAGATGTTTCATGAggacaattttttaaattagcTTCATCTCCTTTACATCTAAAATTAGTTGCATTAATTCTTTCTGTATCATGACCACATAAA
This window contains:
- a CDS encoding rRNA 2'-O-methyltransferase fibrillarin, putative; this encodes MWKGSNGGRGGGGDRGGRGGGGRGGGGRGGGGRGGGGRGGGGRGGGGNKDKGFKKGKVIVVPHRFPGVYLLKGKSDILVTRNLVPGESVYGEKRYEVMTDDEKIEYRVWNPFRSKLGACLMGGVGNMPIKPGSKVLYLGAANGTSVSHVSDMVGDEGIVYAVEFSHRSGRDLTNMAKKRLNVVPIVEDARQPIKYRMLVDMVDVVFADVAQPDQARIVAMNAHMFLKTGGWFVISIKANCVDSTAKPEVVFASEMEKLKKESCKPKEKLTLEPYHRNHAIVLGMYR